One Lampris incognitus isolate fLamInc1 chromosome 14, fLamInc1.hap2, whole genome shotgun sequence DNA window includes the following coding sequences:
- the LOC130124305 gene encoding gastrula zinc finger protein XlCGF49.1-like, producing the protein MERHTRTDAGEKPFRCATCGKMFTQKSGLQIHVRTHTGEKPFRCTKCRKMFAHKSNFRRHVRTHTGEKPFRCTTCGKMFAQNPHLYTHKKTHTGEKPFRCTMCSKMFTRKSSLQMHVRTHTGEKPFRCTTCGKMLDRKSSLQVHVITHTREKPFKCCDCGNGFSSEWFLKQHVMIHTDEIGTSTANRGSAARPESRRLGADKGPKEKTLRKPRGRGPTKCS; encoded by the exons ATGGAGAGGCATACAAGGACTGATGCAGGGGAGAAGCCGTTTAGATGCgccacgtgcgggaaaatgtttacccagaagtcaggTTTACAAATacatgtaaggactcatacaggggagaagccgttTAGATGCACCAAGTGCAGGAAAATGTTTGCCCACAAGTCAAATTTTCGAaggcatgtaaggactcatacaggggagaagccattcagatgcactacatgcgggaaaatgtttgCCCAAAACccacatttatacacacacaaaaagactcaTACGGGTGAGAAACCATTCAGATGCACTATGTGCAGTAAAATGTTTACCCGGAAGTCAAGTTTACAAATGCACGTAagaactcatacaggggagaagccattcagatgcaccacatgtgggaaaatgttagACCGGAAGTCAAGCTTACAAGTGCACGTAATAACTCATACAAGGGAGAAGCCGTTCAAGTGCTGCGATTGTGGAAATGGTTTCAGCTCAGAATGGTTTCTCAAACAACATGTCATGATCCACACAG ATGAGATCGGGACTTCCACAGCCAATAGAGGGTCAGCTGCACGACCTGAATCCAGGAGATTGGGTGCTGATAAAGGACCTAAAGAGAAAACATTGAGGAAGCCCCGTGGACGGGGTCCCACCAAGTGCTCTTGA